A stretch of Ferribacterium limneticum DNA encodes these proteins:
- a CDS encoding Hcp family type VI secretion system effector — translation MKDIYVEFKGSDIKGDSRDAKHKDTVEVYSWSHSMRQPKSATASAAGGHTAERVEHGEMIFTKDIDGSSPKLYQACSSGLVVSDVIIYFYRAFGGQNTTGNPSATQNRHQYLKIELKNVIIASVSPAVDEEGIPKESFSLKYSAVKWTYDELNIDGTKSGKVNIQGAWNLAKNTPNLT, via the coding sequence ATGAAGGATATTTACGTCGAATTCAAGGGTAGCGACATCAAGGGTGATTCCCGCGATGCCAAGCACAAGGACACGGTTGAGGTTTACAGCTGGAGCCACTCCATGCGTCAGCCGAAGTCGGCAACGGCATCGGCTGCTGGCGGCCACACCGCCGAGCGTGTCGAGCACGGCGAAATGATCTTTACCAAGGATATCGACGGCTCCAGCCCGAAGCTGTATCAGGCTTGCTCGTCCGGCCTGGTGGTCAGCGACGTTATCATCTACTTCTACCGCGCTTTCGGCGGCCAGAACACGACCGGCAATCCGTCGGCTACCCAGAATCGTCACCAGTATCTGAAGATCGAACTGAAGAACGTCATCATCGCTTCGGTCTCCCCGGCCGTTGATGAGGAAGGCATTCCGAAGGAAAGCTTCTCGCTGAAGTATTCCGCCGTGAAGTGGACCTACGACGAACTGAATATCGACGGCACCAAGTCCGGTAAGGTCAATATCCAGGGCGCCTGGAACCTGGCCAAGAACACGCCGAATCTGACCTGA
- the tssB gene encoding type VI secretion system contractile sheath small subunit translates to MAKKESVQKRLQKVRPPRVQLTYDVEIGDALEVKELPFVVGVLGDFAAQSKEPQGKVRDRKFVNVDMDNFDDVMEGMAPRAAFRVKNRLTEAGGELGVDIKFEKFEDFRPESVVQQVEPLRKLQEARAKLADLRNKLAGNEKLEDLLNDVLNSTEQLQSLGGKTNAGDGE, encoded by the coding sequence GTGGCGAAAAAAGAAAGTGTTCAAAAGCGGTTGCAAAAGGTTCGTCCGCCGCGCGTTCAGCTGACCTATGACGTTGAGATTGGCGATGCCCTCGAAGTCAAGGAATTGCCTTTTGTGGTCGGCGTGCTCGGCGACTTTGCCGCACAGTCAAAAGAGCCGCAGGGCAAGGTTCGCGACCGAAAATTTGTCAACGTCGATATGGACAACTTCGACGATGTCATGGAAGGTATGGCGCCACGCGCCGCATTCCGTGTCAAGAACCGTTTGACCGAAGCCGGTGGCGAACTGGGCGTCGATATCAAGTTCGAAAAATTCGAGGATTTCCGTCCGGAATCTGTGGTCCAGCAGGTTGAACCGCTGCGCAAGCTGCAGGAAGCGCGTGCCAAGCTGGCCGATCTCCGCAACAAGCTGGCCGGTAACGAAAAGCTTGAAGATCTTCTCAATGATGTCTTGAACAGTACCGAGCAGTTGCAGAGTCTGGGTGGCAAGACGAACGCAGGAGACGGAGAATGA
- the tssG gene encoding type VI secretion system baseplate subunit TssG has protein sequence MRTSQRRLDPGLVDSTLEAPERYEFFQLVRLYESVFRKTARTAGSDVVNERIRFRNSLRLGFAPSQVDAMAPTYRGDAEGLATADLEQVEITPSFMGMLGVNGTLPIHYTEQVINQARFKRDDSGRAFLDLFTNRSVGHFYRAWKKYKLPIQYETDRQNRFLPIVLALSGLGFDALRQRMNEGAGAIDDESIAFFAGLLRQRPVSAETLQRVISGYFRETVEVEQFVGHWYAIPADQRSTLGGNNVALGGNALVGERVWQRNLRLRIHIGPLPHQRYMAFLPSGELAAALKKILTLATGGQFEYEICPILCAADVRPASLGCANGCRLGYDSFMLTRPETDDRSDTRYLTHFIH, from the coding sequence ATGCGCACCTCGCAACGGCGACTCGATCCTGGCCTAGTCGATAGCACCCTGGAGGCGCCGGAACGCTACGAGTTTTTCCAGCTCGTGCGCCTGTACGAGAGCGTCTTCCGGAAAACGGCCCGAACGGCAGGCAGCGACGTGGTTAACGAACGAATTCGCTTCCGCAATTCTCTGCGCCTCGGCTTTGCGCCCAGCCAGGTCGACGCCATGGCGCCGACTTACCGGGGCGATGCAGAAGGATTGGCTACTGCCGACCTGGAGCAGGTCGAGATCACGCCCAGTTTCATGGGGATGCTGGGCGTCAACGGCACGTTGCCGATTCACTACACCGAGCAGGTGATCAACCAGGCGCGCTTCAAGCGCGATGACTCGGGCCGAGCCTTCCTCGATCTGTTCACTAACCGCTCGGTTGGCCATTTCTACCGCGCCTGGAAGAAATACAAGCTGCCCATCCAGTATGAAACCGATCGGCAGAACCGTTTTCTCCCGATCGTTCTGGCACTGAGCGGCCTTGGCTTTGATGCCTTGCGTCAACGCATGAATGAAGGGGCAGGCGCCATCGACGACGAGTCGATTGCCTTCTTTGCCGGACTTTTGCGGCAGCGGCCGGTTTCGGCGGAAACCCTGCAGCGTGTGATCAGCGGTTATTTTCGTGAAACCGTCGAAGTCGAGCAGTTCGTCGGGCATTGGTATGCCATTCCAGCCGATCAGCGCTCGACGCTGGGTGGCAACAACGTGGCGCTGGGCGGCAATGCCTTGGTTGGAGAACGGGTCTGGCAGCGAAATTTGCGCCTGCGCATCCATATCGGCCCATTGCCTCATCAGCGTTACATGGCCTTCCTGCCTAGCGGCGAACTGGCGGCAGCACTCAAGAAAATCCTCACGCTGGCGACGGGTGGCCAGTTCGAATACGAAATCTGCCCCATCCTGTGCGCGGCCGATGTGCGCCCGGCCAGCCTTGGCTGTGCGAACGGCTGCCGCCTTGGCTACGACAGCTTCATGCTGACCAGGCCGGAAACAGACGACCGCAGCGATACCCGCTATCTCACCCATTTCATTCACTAA
- the tssC gene encoding type VI secretion system contractile sheath large subunit: MSAQAAVAAAPANVRESGLLDQIIEESRVAQSDQEKNRARDIISELVNQVLDGEVVVSENLAASLDARVAELDRLISEQLSEVMHAPEFQALESAWTGLHYLCKQTSTGQQLKIKLFNASKRELVKDFKTAIDFDQSALFKKVYEEEFGTFGGAPFGTLIGQYEISRQPEDMYFVEQMSHIAAASHAPFIASAAPQLFGLESHTELGKPRDMGKVFDTVEYAKWKSFRESEDARYVGLALPRFLGRLPYNPIDGEVTEGFNFVEEVDGTEHDKYLWCNAAFAFAARLTDAFENYGWCAAIRGVEGGGLVEDLPTHTFRTDDGEVALKCPTEISITDRREKELSDLGFIPLVHCKNTDYAAFFGAQSAQKARKYDTDSANANASLSAQLQYMFAVSRIAHYMKAMMRDKIGSFASAANVQNYLQRWIDQYVTADDSASQETKAQFPLREASVEVSEVPGRPGVYRAVSFIRPHFQLDELSVSLRLVAELPQSTKS; encoded by the coding sequence ATGAGCGCCCAGGCTGCAGTTGCCGCCGCACCGGCCAATGTTCGCGAATCGGGTCTGCTTGACCAGATCATTGAAGAGAGCCGTGTTGCCCAGTCCGATCAGGAAAAGAATCGGGCTCGGGACATCATCAGCGAGCTCGTCAATCAGGTGCTGGACGGTGAAGTAGTCGTTTCAGAAAATCTGGCCGCATCCCTCGATGCCCGCGTGGCCGAACTTGATCGTCTGATTTCCGAGCAGTTGAGCGAAGTGATGCATGCCCCGGAATTCCAGGCCCTGGAAAGCGCCTGGACTGGCCTGCATTACCTGTGCAAACAGACCTCGACCGGCCAGCAACTCAAGATCAAGCTGTTCAACGCTTCGAAGCGCGAACTGGTCAAGGACTTCAAGACGGCCATCGATTTCGACCAGAGCGCCCTGTTCAAGAAGGTTTACGAAGAAGAGTTCGGTACCTTCGGCGGTGCGCCTTTTGGCACACTGATCGGCCAGTACGAAATCAGCCGTCAGCCCGAAGATATGTATTTCGTCGAGCAGATGTCACATATCGCTGCTGCCTCGCACGCTCCGTTCATCGCTTCCGCTGCGCCACAGTTGTTCGGCCTGGAGTCGCATACCGAACTTGGCAAGCCGCGCGACATGGGCAAGGTGTTCGACACCGTCGAATACGCCAAGTGGAAGTCTTTCCGCGAGTCCGAGGATGCGCGCTATGTCGGTCTGGCCTTGCCGCGCTTCCTGGGCCGTCTGCCCTATAACCCGATCGATGGCGAAGTCACCGAAGGTTTCAATTTCGTCGAAGAAGTCGATGGTACCGAGCACGACAAGTACCTCTGGTGCAATGCCGCCTTTGCCTTTGCCGCCCGCCTGACCGATGCCTTCGAAAACTATGGCTGGTGTGCTGCGATCCGTGGTGTTGAAGGTGGTGGCTTGGTCGAAGATCTGCCGACGCATACCTTCCGCACCGACGACGGCGAAGTGGCTCTCAAGTGCCCGACGGAAATTTCGATTACCGATCGTCGTGAAAAAGAGTTGAGCGATCTCGGCTTCATTCCGCTGGTCCATTGCAAAAACACGGACTACGCGGCTTTCTTTGGCGCTCAATCGGCGCAGAAGGCAAGGAAATACGACACCGACTCGGCCAACGCCAATGCCTCGCTGTCTGCCCAACTGCAATACATGTTTGCAGTGTCCCGTATCGCCCACTACATGAAGGCGATGATGCGCGACAAGATCGGCAGCTTTGCTTCTGCCGCCAACGTTCAGAACTACCTGCAGCGCTGGATTGACCAGTATGTAACTGCCGACGATTCAGCTTCCCAGGAAACCAAGGCGCAGTTCCCGCTGCGCGAGGCCTCTGTCGAAGTCAGCGAAGTGCCGGGCCGCCCGGGGGTTTATCGGGCCGTATCGTTCATCCGGCCGCATTTCCAGCTGGATGAGCTTTCAGTATCACTGCGTCTGGTCGCCGAACTGCCGCAATCGACCAAGAGTTAA
- the tssJ gene encoding type VI secretion system lipoprotein TssJ encodes MATLMLVCATLSGCAQVSALQMAGTAVGMVLEATGVTKKDGGDPSKTIKDLSIRIFAGDQLNLTSSGKPLSLVVKIYVLRSNERLKSLTYAQITSTESEKEALGEELISVREIILLPGKSYDAVLKVPGDATTIGVVGMFRAPYSSRWKLAFDSKQSFDGGITVGAHACALSASKGTLITEISPESVRSLVGIQCNS; translated from the coding sequence ATGGCAACCTTGATGCTTGTTTGCGCAACGCTATCCGGATGCGCACAGGTCTCTGCCCTGCAAATGGCGGGAACAGCTGTTGGTATGGTTCTTGAAGCGACCGGCGTCACCAAGAAAGACGGTGGCGACCCGAGCAAAACCATCAAAGATTTATCAATAAGAATTTTTGCTGGTGATCAATTGAATTTAACCAGCAGTGGCAAACCGTTGTCATTGGTCGTGAAGATTTACGTACTACGCTCTAATGAACGCCTGAAATCCCTGACCTACGCGCAAATAACCTCGACCGAAAGCGAGAAAGAGGCGCTGGGCGAAGAGTTGATTTCTGTCCGTGAAATCATCCTGTTACCGGGCAAATCGTACGATGCGGTACTGAAGGTGCCGGGGGACGCGACAACGATTGGTGTCGTTGGCATGTTTCGCGCACCCTATTCATCCAGATGGAAACTCGCTTTCGACAGCAAGCAGTCTTTTGATGGCGGAATCACCGTTGGCGCCCACGCCTGTGCGCTGAGCGCCAGCAAAGGCACCCTGATCACCGAAATCAGTCCTGAATCAGTGCGATCGCTGGTCGGCATCCAATGCAACTCTTAG
- a CDS encoding tetratricopeptide repeat protein: protein MSVDSLLEKGNQEEAVKILGDLAKQNPGRKEPWIRMAKVHFDAENYAQAIVAAEEALQRDGTDRSAKSIRAVAGLRVAAQSLTDLRGDVELKGDARSDAVGLAKVMRDTLGEDVLVPPGEPDKKKKVVPVARPKPTVAATPKKAGGADAAPAASGANPFSVLK, encoded by the coding sequence ATGAGTGTCGATTCATTGCTGGAAAAAGGTAACCAGGAAGAAGCAGTCAAAATACTTGGTGATTTGGCCAAGCAAAACCCGGGGCGCAAGGAGCCGTGGATACGCATGGCCAAGGTGCATTTCGACGCCGAGAACTACGCGCAGGCGATTGTTGCGGCCGAAGAAGCTTTGCAGCGCGATGGCACGGACCGATCGGCAAAGAGCATTCGTGCGGTTGCCGGCTTGCGAGTGGCGGCTCAGTCGCTGACTGACCTGCGCGGCGATGTCGAGTTGAAGGGCGATGCGCGTTCGGACGCCGTTGGTTTGGCCAAGGTCATGCGCGATACCTTGGGGGAAGACGTGCTGGTTCCTCCGGGAGAGCCCGATAAGAAAAAGAAGGTGGTGCCCGTGGCGCGTCCCAAGCCGACGGTGGCTGCAACGCCCAAAAAAGCCGGTGGCGCTGATGCTGCACCTGCGGCATCGGGTGCCAATCCATTCAGTGTTTTGAAGTGA
- the tssE gene encoding type VI secretion system baseplate subunit TssE: MIKGFEPSLFDKLFDDQPVGAARRRLSLEQLKDSVARDLEALLNTRVVLDDGFETSFPLTTRSVAGFGLSDFAGLSLANVHDRRRICASIEAAIAAHEPRLREVRVDLELHRKTVNALYFSINAVLVVRPAQEPVSFDALLQPTSLQYSVTRHRPRLGG, translated from the coding sequence ATGATCAAAGGTTTTGAACCTTCCCTGTTCGATAAATTATTCGACGATCAGCCCGTTGGGGCTGCCCGGCGCCGTTTGTCGCTTGAACAGTTGAAGGATTCGGTCGCCCGCGATCTCGAAGCACTATTGAACACCCGGGTTGTGCTCGATGACGGATTCGAGACGTCCTTCCCGCTGACGACACGTTCAGTTGCCGGGTTTGGCCTGTCCGACTTTGCTGGGCTGAGCCTGGCCAATGTCCATGACCGGCGCCGGATCTGTGCTTCCATCGAAGCAGCCATTGCTGCCCACGAGCCACGCTTGCGCGAGGTTCGGGTCGATCTTGAATTGCATCGAAAGACGGTGAACGCCCTGTATTTCTCAATCAATGCCGTGCTGGTCGTCAGGCCCGCTCAGGAGCCCGTCAGTTTCGATGCGCTGCTACAGCCGACCAGCCTGCAGTATTCCGTAACCCGGCATCGTCCGCGGTTGGGGGGCTAA
- the tssF gene encoding type VI secretion system baseplate subunit TssF, protein MEDLLPYYERELAFLRQHSREFAERYPKLAGQLLLSGEGCDDPHVERMIQSFALMTARVSKKLEDSYPQFTEALLNVLYPHYLRPFPSCSIAHFEHGGGELTSVATIPRGTELQSRPIKGAICKFRTAWDVQLAPVSIGELAFDPIASAPSEVRLPVGCNAILSFSLALRGNNTEAGLGKLDKLRVYIDAEPSVASALRDAIFLRKLKVYASGADKRWRIAREKLISEVGFADQEALIDMPDTSHGAYRYLTEYFCFPEKFNFFDINIGEIPSGLHAEGKITLHIALGDLRADSDASRLLQTLTAQNLRLGCVPVVNLFAQRGDPIRISNRQSAYPVVADGRRAYAYDVYSIDSVRRVRQTAQGESITEFRSFFSLRHGETPERNGYYWYAQRDHLVAESSPGYETSLSIVDADFDPVQPKTDVLSLQLTCTNRELPTLMSVGMASGDLFLEGGSSVRSIKLLRKPTQPCRFDHRRDGQWRIISHLSLNHLSLTGNGLTAFQEMLALYDLPRTAASRRQIEGVLGIEQSDKTVWMAGKPFACFVRGLEVRMTIDESSFVGSGLDVFVRCIDRFLGLYVSLNSFIQLVVVSNRTGEELIRCAPRNGDSILA, encoded by the coding sequence GTGGAAGACCTGCTGCCTTACTACGAGCGAGAACTGGCGTTTTTGCGCCAGCATTCCCGCGAGTTCGCCGAGCGCTACCCAAAACTTGCCGGCCAGTTGTTGCTGTCGGGCGAGGGCTGCGACGATCCCCATGTCGAGCGGATGATCCAGTCCTTCGCGCTGATGACGGCACGGGTTTCAAAAAAACTGGAAGACAGCTACCCGCAGTTCACCGAAGCGCTGCTCAATGTTCTTTACCCGCACTATCTCAGGCCGTTTCCGAGTTGCTCCATTGCCCATTTCGAACATGGTGGCGGTGAACTGACCTCCGTCGCCACCATCCCACGCGGCACCGAGTTGCAATCCCGGCCGATCAAGGGCGCCATCTGCAAGTTCCGGACGGCATGGGATGTTCAACTGGCACCGGTTTCCATCGGTGAACTGGCATTTGACCCAATCGCCAGCGCCCCCAGCGAAGTGCGCCTGCCAGTCGGTTGCAATGCCATTCTTTCGTTTTCGCTCGCCTTGCGTGGCAACAACACGGAAGCCGGGCTGGGTAAACTCGACAAGTTGCGGGTCTATATCGACGCCGAGCCCTCGGTGGCTTCGGCGTTGCGGGATGCCATCTTCCTGCGCAAGCTGAAGGTCTATGCCTCTGGTGCCGACAAGCGCTGGCGCATTGCCCGGGAAAAGCTGATCAGCGAAGTCGGATTTGCCGATCAGGAAGCGCTGATCGACATGCCGGATACCTCACATGGCGCCTATCGCTACCTGACCGAGTATTTCTGCTTCCCGGAAAAATTCAATTTCTTCGATATCAATATCGGCGAGATTCCTTCCGGGCTGCATGCCGAGGGGAAAATCACCCTCCATATTGCGCTCGGGGATCTGCGGGCCGATAGTGATGCCTCCCGTTTGCTGCAAACGCTGACCGCACAGAACCTTCGTCTGGGTTGCGTGCCGGTGGTCAATCTCTTTGCCCAGCGGGGTGATCCGATCCGGATCAGCAATCGCCAGTCGGCCTACCCGGTGGTTGCCGATGGGCGGCGGGCTTATGCCTACGATGTCTATTCAATTGATTCGGTGCGACGCGTCCGCCAAACCGCGCAGGGCGAATCGATCACCGAGTTTCGTTCCTTCTTTTCGCTACGCCATGGCGAAACCCCGGAGCGCAACGGTTACTACTGGTATGCCCAGCGCGATCACCTGGTCGCCGAGAGCAGCCCGGGTTATGAAACCTCGCTGTCCATCGTCGATGCTGATTTCGACCCGGTGCAGCCGAAGACCGACGTGCTCAGCCTGCAATTGACCTGCACCAATCGTGAACTGCCGACCCTGATGTCGGTTGGCATGGCTTCAGGTGACCTGTTTCTCGAAGGTGGGTCGAGCGTCCGTTCGATCAAGCTGCTGAGAAAACCGACCCAGCCCTGTCGTTTCGATCATCGACGGGATGGCCAGTGGCGGATCATTTCGCATCTGTCGCTGAACCATTTGTCGCTGACCGGCAACGGCCTGACGGCTTTTCAGGAGATGCTCGCCCTCTATGACTTGCCGAGAACGGCAGCCAGCCGCCGGCAGATCGAAGGTGTGCTCGGCATCGAGCAGAGCGACAAAACGGTGTGGATGGCCGGCAAGCCGTTCGCCTGTTTCGTCCGGGGCCTGGAAGTCCGCATGACCATTGACGAGTCGAGCTTTGTCGGCAGCGGTCTTGATGTGTTCGTCCGCTGTATCGACCGCTTTCTCGGTCTGTACGTCAGCCTCAACAGCTTCATTCAACTGGTCGTGGTTTCAAATCGAACCGGAGAGGAATTGATCCGATGCGCACCTCGCAACGGCGACTCGATCCTGGCCTAG